A single Corynebacterium stationis DNA region contains:
- the ybaK gene encoding Cys-tRNA(Pro) deacylase, producing MAKTPALQVVAVSGTQHTIHTFDAGSSNFGEDAAHSMGGDPTRIFKTLVIELSTGKLAVCVIPVPEKLNLKRAAKAFGVPKAAMAETAKAQRSTGYVPGGISPLGQKKKLATAIDSSAQDHDTIYVSAGRRGLELEISPTSLAALCDATFSQLSLSN from the coding sequence ATGGCAAAAACTCCAGCGCTACAGGTAGTGGCAGTTTCCGGTACCCAGCACACCATCCATACTTTTGATGCCGGTTCCAGCAATTTTGGCGAGGATGCAGCCCATTCCATGGGTGGAGATCCCACACGTATTTTCAAAACCCTGGTTATTGAATTATCCACCGGCAAGTTAGCCGTGTGCGTTATTCCGGTGCCAGAAAAGCTCAACCTCAAGCGCGCGGCGAAGGCTTTCGGCGTGCCCAAAGCAGCCATGGCGGAAACGGCGAAGGCGCAGCGCTCCACCGGATATGTCCCCGGCGGTATCAGCCCGCTGGGGCAGAAAAAGAAGCTTGCTACGGCTATTGATTCCAGTGCGCAAGACCATGACACGATTTATGTCTCCGCGGGTCGCAGAGGGCTAGAGCTAGAAATCTCGCCAACATCGCTTGCAGCGCTTTGCGATGCCACCTTTAGCCAACTATCTTTGAGCAATTAA
- the aroA gene encoding 3-phosphoshikimate 1-carboxyvinyltransferase: MTNSWTAPVAQGPIQWTQPIPGSKSITNRAFILAALADSPSLLHNPLTSRDTDLMAQALRSLGVGVEAEGDDIRITPGELSGGFIDCGLAGTVMRFIPPVAALASGPVEIDGDEQARVRPMATMSQALRELGVEVSADTLPMTVTSTGVPAGGELTIDASGSSQFVSGLLLSAPRYEQGITVRHEGGTLPSMPHIEMTVAMLRQAGVEVEVGENWWKVHPGTIQGGTWKIEPDLSNATPFLAAALVTGGVLTVNDWPATTTQPGDAFRQIIMDMGATAEQTPEYFRAVGNPEGKLKGIELDMSQIGELTPTVAALAALADTPSRLTGIAHLRGHETDRLKALATEINNLGGDVTELEDGLEINPAPLHGGLWKSYADHRMATAGAIIGLRVEGVEVDDIDTTAKTLPGFAQMWEKMLNAHG, translated from the coding sequence ATGACAAATTCGTGGACTGCACCCGTGGCCCAAGGCCCTATTCAATGGACCCAACCGATTCCAGGGTCCAAATCAATAACCAATCGAGCCTTCATCTTGGCCGCCCTTGCGGACTCCCCCTCGTTGCTGCATAATCCGCTCACCTCGCGCGATACTGATTTGATGGCGCAGGCGCTGCGTAGCTTAGGCGTTGGTGTTGAAGCTGAAGGCGATGATATTCGCATCACCCCCGGTGAGCTTTCCGGTGGTTTCATTGATTGTGGGCTCGCGGGTACCGTCATGCGTTTTATCCCGCCTGTGGCAGCGCTGGCCTCCGGTCCAGTGGAAATCGATGGCGATGAGCAGGCCCGCGTACGCCCCATGGCAACCATGTCGCAGGCGTTGCGCGAGCTCGGCGTGGAAGTCTCAGCTGACACGCTACCGATGACCGTGACCTCAACTGGCGTACCGGCCGGCGGCGAGCTCACCATTGACGCCTCCGGCTCCTCTCAGTTCGTCTCTGGGCTACTGCTTTCGGCTCCGCGTTATGAGCAAGGGATTACCGTGCGTCACGAGGGAGGCACCTTGCCTTCAATGCCGCACATCGAGATGACCGTTGCCATGCTGCGTCAAGCTGGCGTGGAAGTTGAAGTAGGCGAGAATTGGTGGAAGGTTCACCCAGGCACTATTCAAGGTGGCACCTGGAAGATTGAGCCGGACCTGTCTAATGCCACCCCATTTTTGGCAGCTGCGCTGGTCACCGGCGGAGTCTTAACCGTCAATGACTGGCCAGCCACCACTACCCAACCAGGAGATGCTTTCCGCCAGATCATCATGGATATGGGCGCTACTGCTGAGCAGACTCCGGAATACTTCCGCGCTGTCGGTAATCCAGAAGGCAAGCTCAAAGGCATCGAGCTTGATATGTCGCAGATTGGCGAGCTGACCCCCACCGTCGCTGCTCTCGCTGCTTTAGCAGATACCCCCTCGCGCCTGACCGGCATTGCGCACCTGCGCGGGCATGAAACTGACCGTCTCAAGGCGCTGGCTACCGAGATTAATAACCTCGGTGGCGATGTCACTGAGCTTGAAGACGGCTTAGAAATCAACCCTGCGCCTTTGCACGGTGGGCTGTGGAAGTCTTATGCCGATCACCGCATGGCTACCGCCGGCGCAATTATTGGTCTGCGCGTTGAAGGCGTAGAAGTCGACGACATCGACACCACCGCAAAGACCTTGCCGGGCTTTGCACAGATGTGGGAGAAGATGCTCAACGCTCATGGCTAG
- a CDS encoding SOS response-associated peptidase: MCGRFVLFTSELLDHVGKLPGIKEVHAPDGVPGPRYNIAPTMMVPVIRVQESLAQVDPGRWGLLPHWKKDLEGPPLFNARGETVASKPSFRDAYKGTNGSGRCVIPMNGYYEWHEKVPNYVTRSDGELMWVAGLWATGLDRLSATMVTTEALEPMDWLHNRLPRFLTEEEIRPWLTGSMDEQLLQPTPKQLRELFEVRPVDKAVGNVRNDYPELIAQR, encoded by the coding sequence ATGTGCGGACGATTTGTTTTATTCACCTCCGAGCTCCTAGACCACGTGGGAAAGCTGCCTGGAATTAAAGAAGTCCACGCCCCCGACGGAGTGCCAGGACCTAGATACAATATTGCCCCGACGATGATGGTGCCCGTCATCCGCGTCCAAGAATCCCTAGCCCAAGTGGATCCGGGGCGGTGGGGGCTTTTGCCACACTGGAAAAAGGACCTCGAGGGGCCACCACTGTTTAATGCCCGCGGCGAAACTGTCGCGTCCAAGCCCTCGTTCCGGGATGCCTACAAAGGCACAAATGGATCTGGCAGGTGTGTGATTCCCATGAACGGTTATTACGAGTGGCATGAGAAAGTCCCGAATTATGTCACCCGCAGTGACGGGGAGCTGATGTGGGTAGCAGGGCTATGGGCAACCGGCCTAGACCGACTGTCAGCCACCATGGTGACCACCGAAGCCCTAGAACCCATGGATTGGCTGCATAACCGACTGCCACGCTTTTTAACGGAAGAAGAGATCCGCCCGTGGCTTACAGGGAGCATGGATGAGCAACTTTTGCAGCCGACGCCAAAGCAGCTGCGGGAGCTATTTGAAGTTCGCCCGGTGGATAAAGCAGTGGGCAATGTCAGAAATGATTATCCAGAGTTAATTGCTCAAAGATAG
- a CDS encoding DUF6912 family protein, translating to MRVYLPATFNMLVELNENSEFFARSGWGFASTQALNEFYTEGDEEEIAYSAFLEASMASLRLLAIGDEPHFPRRRVVISADIDDAQITPMPDMGDPVVKLDPARVSLDDVVCVHVDVEESEAATAKAIEVIDTADLGDQDAELAVGDALDNFMAYYDVSELPFLVELL from the coding sequence GTGCGCGTCTACCTACCCGCGACTTTCAACATGCTGGTGGAACTCAATGAAAATAGTGAGTTCTTCGCGCGCTCTGGTTGGGGCTTTGCCTCCACGCAGGCGCTCAATGAGTTCTACACCGAAGGTGATGAAGAAGAGATTGCCTACTCGGCATTCCTCGAAGCTTCCATGGCTTCACTTCGTCTTTTGGCAATCGGCGATGAACCACACTTCCCACGCCGTCGCGTGGTCATCTCCGCGGATATCGATGACGCACAGATTACTCCGATGCCCGATATGGGCGACCCAGTAGTCAAGCTGGATCCTGCGCGCGTGAGCTTAGATGACGTTGTGTGCGTACACGTTGACGTCGAAGAATCTGAGGCTGCGACGGCGAAAGCCATCGAGGTCATAGACACCGCCGATTTAGGCGATCAGGATGCTGAGCTCGCTGTCGGTGATGCCTTGGATAATTTCATGGCTTATTACGATGTCAGCGAGCTCCCATTCCTCGTCGAGCTTCTTTAG
- the rsgA gene encoding ribosome small subunit-dependent GTPase A, which yields MARRYDESDVRVRPGKGSRPRTKDRPLHKDAKFGMVITKDRGRWGVALDYGPTVVAMRAREMGRTPVEVGDRVGVVGDTSGQKDTLARIVKLEERTSVLRRTADDTDPYERIVVANADKMLIVTAVADPPPREGFVERALIAAFVGNIDPILCLTKTDLADAAPFAEAFADLNVTVVEAGVDDGLEAVSQIISGHVTALIGHSGVGKSTLVNRLVPDAFRETGEVSAVGKGRHTSTQSVALRLPDDAGWIIDTPGIRSFGLAHVDADTVLEVFSDLAAIVEDCPRGCSHAGPPADPECALDTIEEGTSTARRRDAVRALLTALRSNDEY from the coding sequence ATGGCTAGACGGTATGACGAATCTGATGTCCGTGTCCGCCCCGGCAAAGGCTCACGCCCACGCACCAAAGACCGACCTCTACACAAAGACGCGAAATTTGGGATGGTTATTACCAAAGACCGCGGCAGGTGGGGTGTTGCGCTAGATTACGGCCCCACCGTAGTCGCTATGCGTGCGCGCGAAATGGGCCGCACGCCGGTGGAAGTCGGCGACCGCGTCGGTGTCGTAGGAGATACTTCAGGGCAAAAGGATACGCTGGCGCGCATCGTCAAGCTCGAAGAGCGCACCTCTGTGCTGCGCCGAACCGCTGATGACACTGACCCTTATGAGCGCATCGTCGTCGCCAATGCTGACAAGATGTTGATCGTCACCGCGGTCGCAGATCCACCACCGCGCGAAGGTTTTGTCGAACGCGCCCTGATTGCGGCCTTTGTGGGCAATATCGACCCCATTTTGTGTCTAACCAAGACCGATCTAGCAGATGCTGCCCCCTTTGCCGAGGCTTTCGCGGACTTGAACGTCACGGTTGTCGAAGCCGGCGTCGATGACGGCCTCGAGGCTGTTTCACAGATTATCTCCGGGCATGTCACCGCGCTCATTGGGCATTCAGGCGTTGGAAAATCCACCTTGGTTAACCGCTTGGTTCCTGATGCGTTTCGTGAAACCGGCGAAGTTTCAGCAGTCGGCAAAGGCCGTCACACTTCTACCCAGTCTGTTGCGCTGCGTTTGCCCGATGATGCCGGCTGGATCATTGATACCCCCGGTATCCGCTCCTTCGGGCTGGCACACGTGGACGCAGACACCGTCCTCGAGGTATTTTCCGACCTCGCGGCTATCGTCGAGGACTGCCCCCGTGGCTGCAGCCATGCCGGTCCCCCAGCCGACCCAGAATGTGCCCTAGACACAATAGAAGAGGGCACCTCGACTGCGCGCAGACGCGACGCAGTAAGGGCCCTCTTAACTGCCTTACGCAGTAACGACGAGTACTAG